Proteins encoded in a region of the Rutidosis leptorrhynchoides isolate AG116_Rl617_1_P2 chromosome 9, CSIRO_AGI_Rlap_v1, whole genome shotgun sequence genome:
- the LOC139866275 gene encoding large ribosomal subunit protein uL29y translates to MARIKVHELRGKSKADLFTQLKDLKAELALLRVAKVTGGAPNKLSKIKVVRTSIAQVLTVISQTQKSALREAYKNKKYLPLDLRPKKTRAIRRRLTKHQASLKTEREKKKERYFPLRKYAIKA, encoded by the exons ATGG CTCGCATCAAAGTTCATGAGCTGAGAGGCAAATCAAAGGCTGATTTGTTTACTCAATTGAAGGATCTTAAAGCTGAACTTGCTTTACTTCGTGTCGCTAAAGTCACCGGTGGcgccccgaacaagctctcgaagaT CAAGGTTGTGAGGACATCAATTGCCCAGGTGCTGACTGTGATTTCACAGACTCAGAAGTCTGCTCTTAGGGAAGCTTACAAGAACAAGAAATATCTTCCTCTTGACTTGCGTCCCAAGAAAACCAGAGCCATTCGCAGGCGTCTGACCAAACATCAG GCTTCATTAAAAACAGAGCGAGAGAAGAAAAAGGAGAGGTACTTTCCGTTGAGGAAGTATGCGATCAAGGCATAG
- the LOC139866422 gene encoding chalcone--flavanone isomerase, whose product MSTPPSTTSLQVESIVFPPSLKPPGATTDLLLAGAGVRGMEIKGQFVKFTGIGVYLEENAIPLLAVKWKGKTVDELTDSVEFYRDIVTGPFDKLTQVTMILPLTGKAYSEKVSEMTVGVWKSHGTYTDADEATIDKFLEVFKDENFSPGSSILFTTSAVGSLTISFSKDGTIPETANAVLENAKLGQAVIESVIGKHGVSPAAKQSLASRLSDLMNQLDEKATATNEV is encoded by the exons ATGTCTACGCCACCGTCAACCACCAGTCTCCAAGTCGAATCCATCGTCTTTCCGCCGTCTCTTAAACCGCCCGGCGCCACCACAGATTTATTACTTGCAGGCGCAG GTGTGAGAGGTATGGAAATCAAAGGCCAGTTTGTGAAGTTTACGGGAATTGGTGTGTATCTGGAGGAAAACGCTATTCCGTTACTCGCTGTTAAGTGGAAGGGCAAAACTGTTGATGAGTTAACGGATTCTGTTGAGTTCTACAGGGACATCGTTACTG GCCCCTTTGATAAACTTACACAGGTGACAATGATTCTACCGCTAACCGGTAAGGCGTACTCTGAAAAGGTGTCCGAAATGACTGTAGGAGTTTGGAAATCACATGGTACTTATACAGATGCAGATGAAGCAACCATTGACAAGTTTCTCGAGGTTTTCAAGGACGAAAACTTCTCACCAGGATCTTCTATTCTCTTCACTACATCTGCTGTTGGATCACTAACG ATTAGTTTTTCAAAAGATGGTACTATACCTGAAACAGCAAATGCAGTATTAGAAAATGCAAAGTTAGGACAAGCGGTAATCGAGTCGGTGATAGGGAAGCATGGTGTTTCGCCTGCAGCGAAACAAAGTTTGGCTTCAAGACTCTCAGATCTTATGAATCAGTTGGATGAGAAAGCAACAGCAACAAATGAAGTATGA